A section of the Gemmatimonadaceae bacterium genome encodes:
- a CDS encoding SDR family oxidoreductase yields MPDFANRLVVITGVGRQGQVGEALALGFAQRGASLALLDRDQAQVEARAAELTQQGFTATAHVANLADAADAERAAREVLAAHGTTAVHAVVCTAGGFGMTGPVSDANQADWARQFMINLDTAFATTRAFLPALREGQGALVYFGSVAALPQGNPKGMAAYAAAKSGVLSLMRTVAVDEKSNGVRANAVAPTAIRTATNIADMGDKTEYVERESVADVVAFLASPEARNVSGQVITLA; encoded by the coding sequence ATGCCCGATTTCGCCAATCGCCTCGTTGTCATCACCGGAGTAGGCCGCCAGGGCCAGGTCGGCGAGGCCCTCGCCTTGGGCTTCGCGCAGCGGGGCGCGTCGCTCGCGCTCCTCGACCGCGATCAGGCGCAGGTCGAAGCCCGCGCCGCCGAGCTCACGCAGCAGGGGTTCACCGCCACCGCGCACGTCGCCAATCTCGCCGACGCCGCCGACGCCGAGCGGGCCGCGCGCGAGGTGCTGGCCGCGCATGGCACCACCGCCGTGCACGCCGTGGTGTGTACCGCCGGCGGCTTCGGCATGACCGGCCCGGTGAGCGATGCGAATCAGGCCGACTGGGCGCGGCAGTTCATGATCAACCTCGACACCGCCTTCGCCACCACGCGCGCGTTCCTCCCCGCGCTGCGCGAAGGCCAGGGCGCGCTCGTCTACTTCGGCTCGGTGGCCGCGCTCCCGCAGGGCAACCCCAAGGGCATGGCCGCCTACGCCGCCGCCAAGAGTGGTGTGCTCTCCCTCATGCGCACCGTCGCCGTAGACGAAAAGTCCAACGGCGTCCGCGCCAACGCCGTCGCGCCCACGGCCATCCGCACCGCGACGAACATCGCCGACATGGGCGACAAGACCGAGTACGTCGAGCGCGAGAGCGTGGCTGATGTCGTCGCGTTCCTTGCCAGCCCCGAGGCCCGCAATGTCTCCGGGCAGGTGATCACGCTGGCGTGA
- a CDS encoding metallophosphoesterase, which yields MVPGGWGTAVALALVASAPLLRVIAAFNKRHYPGAFERVWIMRPFWYLQLALPLLGVAGAAGALIGWPFGVAGTAGRWALALVFTLLALIALVGYAGSRAVVVKELESVHPDLPHEFDGVRIAQISDLHVGPHTPRGFLARVRDAVAAARADLVAITGDQVDDHAPDVRYFAEAFRELNAPLGVYAIAGNHDVYAGWRGVRAGLEAMGVRVLVNEAQVLTRGAARLWLAGTGDPAAMGFPAGAGRDVAPDISRTLSAVPDDAFTVALAHNPALWPALAKRGVQLTLSGHTHYGQFSIPRIGWSLASPFLKHAMGSHQAGDSLLYINPGTGYWGLPLRIGALPEVTVVTLRRGLTAAMVGAA from the coding sequence GTGGTGCCGGGCGGGTGGGGGACGGCGGTCGCGCTCGCGCTCGTGGCCAGCGCGCCGCTGCTGCGCGTGATTGCGGCGTTCAACAAGCGGCACTATCCGGGCGCGTTCGAGCGGGTGTGGATCATGCGCCCGTTCTGGTACCTGCAGCTGGCGTTGCCGCTGCTGGGCGTGGCGGGGGCCGCTGGCGCGCTCATCGGCTGGCCGTTCGGTGTGGCGGGCACGGCGGGGCGCTGGGCGCTCGCGCTGGTGTTCACGCTGCTCGCGCTCATTGCGCTGGTGGGGTACGCGGGGTCGCGCGCGGTGGTGGTGAAGGAGCTGGAGTCGGTGCACCCCGACCTGCCGCACGAGTTCGATGGTGTGCGCATCGCGCAGATCAGCGATCTGCACGTGGGGCCACATACGCCGCGCGGCTTTCTGGCGCGCGTGCGCGACGCGGTGGCGGCCGCGCGTGCCGATCTCGTGGCGATCACCGGCGATCAGGTGGACGATCACGCGCCCGATGTGCGCTACTTCGCCGAGGCGTTCCGCGAGCTCAATGCGCCGCTTGGTGTGTATGCCATCGCCGGCAATCATGATGTGTACGCCGGCTGGCGTGGTGTGCGCGCGGGGCTCGAAGCGATGGGCGTGCGCGTGCTGGTGAACGAAGCGCAGGTGCTCACGCGCGGCGCCGCGCGGCTGTGGCTCGCGGGTACGGGCGATCCGGCCGCGATGGGTTTTCCGGCCGGCGCGGGGCGTGACGTGGCGCCGGACATTTCGCGCACACTGTCTGCGGTGCCCGATGATGCGTTCACGGTGGCGCTCGCGCACAACCCGGCGCTCTGGCCGGCGCTCGCCAAGCGCGGCGTGCAGCTCACGCTGAGCGGGCACACGCACTACGGGCAGTTCTCCATCCCCAGGATCGGGTGGAGCCTCGCGAGCCCGTTCCTCAAGCACGCGATGGGGAGCCATCAGGCGGGTGATTCGCTGCTCTACATCAACCCGGGCACGGGGTACTGGGGGCTGCCGCTGCGCATCGGTGCACTGCCGGAGGTCACGGTGGTCACCCTGCGCCGCGGCCTTACCGCCGCGATGGTCGGCGCCGCATAA
- a CDS encoding prolyl oligopeptidase family serine peptidase codes for MFRRLLFAVVLCVFPSLSGAQVRPATDTTDPNLFLEEMTGTRAMAWVNAENAKTTAVLEKDPRFAGIFGAARAMAAATDRLTDVQFIGGMLYNFWRDDQHPRGIWRRTTLASFRTKAPQWTTVLDLDAVVKAEGANWVWHSVDCEGVRGDRCLIQLSDGGEDAVTVREFDVPSRSFVKDGFALPKGKQWVAWDGRDAMLFASARNASELGASGYPYIVRRVTRGQSLADAQELFRGKASDPGFGALPVTFSDATGKSVSFVAYAMSTFEYQYALVQGGKAIPLTMPRRSYLHAVQGGRALVKLSEAWTSGSTTIPSGAIAEFSIATAARTPDQLQPRVVYAPTSREFVDTVVTSGNTVLLNVYQNVRGRVLAFTRGANGAWTSKRLPLPDNVSTSIESVDGRGAAMLGVTGFLTPSSIWYADAVRGTATALKSLAPRFDASQMVVEQREATSSDGVKIPYFMVSPKGMPLDGSTATIINAYGGFEISSTPSYNQNAGKLWVSQGGVWVVANIRGGGEFGPTWHEAGMKTKRQIIYDDFRAVAEDLIARKVTSPRRLGIRGGSNGGLLMGVEMTQHPELFTAVDIGVPLLDMLRFEQIQAGASWIGEYGSVSVPEERAFLAKISPYHNLKAGVRYPTPFIWTTTKDDRVGPQHARKFAAKMSAMGLPYYFYEVLEGGHGTGANIDQQARTTALEFTYFARQLMDAKKAFVP; via the coding sequence GTGTTTCGCCGACTGCTCTTTGCGGTGGTGTTGTGTGTCTTCCCGTCGCTCAGTGGGGCGCAGGTGCGCCCGGCCACGGATACCACGGATCCGAATCTCTTTCTCGAAGAGATGACCGGGACCCGCGCGATGGCGTGGGTGAATGCGGAGAATGCGAAGACCACGGCGGTGCTCGAGAAAGACCCGCGCTTTGCGGGGATTTTTGGGGCGGCGCGGGCGATGGCGGCGGCGACAGATCGGTTGACCGATGTGCAGTTCATCGGCGGGATGCTTTACAACTTCTGGCGTGATGATCAGCACCCGCGCGGCATCTGGCGGCGTACCACGCTCGCCTCCTTCCGCACCAAGGCGCCGCAGTGGACGACCGTGCTGGACCTGGATGCGGTGGTGAAGGCGGAAGGTGCCAACTGGGTGTGGCACAGCGTGGACTGTGAAGGGGTGCGCGGTGATCGCTGCCTCATTCAGCTGTCGGATGGTGGCGAAGATGCGGTGACGGTGCGCGAGTTCGATGTGCCGTCGCGGTCGTTCGTGAAGGACGGCTTCGCGCTGCCGAAGGGGAAGCAGTGGGTCGCGTGGGATGGCCGTGATGCGATGCTCTTTGCGAGTGCGCGCAATGCGAGTGAGCTGGGCGCGTCGGGGTATCCGTACATCGTGCGGCGGGTGACGCGCGGACAGTCGCTGGCCGACGCGCAGGAGCTGTTTCGCGGCAAGGCGAGCGACCCGGGTTTTGGCGCGTTGCCGGTGACGTTCAGCGATGCGACGGGGAAGAGCGTGTCGTTCGTGGCGTACGCCATGAGCACCTTCGAGTATCAGTACGCGCTGGTGCAGGGCGGGAAGGCCATCCCGCTCACCATGCCGCGCCGGTCGTACCTCCACGCCGTACAGGGCGGGCGCGCGCTCGTGAAGCTGTCGGAAGCGTGGACGAGCGGCAGCACCACGATTCCTTCGGGCGCAATTGCCGAATTCTCCATCGCGACGGCGGCGCGCACGCCCGATCAGCTGCAGCCGCGCGTAGTGTATGCGCCCACGTCGCGCGAGTTCGTGGATACGGTCGTCACGAGCGGCAACACGGTGCTGCTCAACGTCTACCAGAACGTGCGTGGGCGCGTGCTGGCGTTCACGCGCGGTGCGAACGGCGCGTGGACGAGCAAGCGGCTGCCGCTGCCCGACAACGTGAGTACGAGCATCGAGAGCGTGGACGGCCGCGGCGCCGCGATGCTCGGGGTGACGGGGTTTCTCACGCCGAGCAGCATCTGGTATGCCGATGCGGTCCGCGGGACCGCGACCGCACTCAAGTCGCTCGCGCCGCGATTCGATGCGTCGCAGATGGTGGTGGAGCAGCGGGAGGCCACGAGCAGCGACGGCGTGAAGATTCCGTACTTCATGGTGTCGCCCAAGGGCATGCCGCTCGATGGCAGCACCGCCACGATCATCAATGCGTACGGCGGGTTCGAGATCTCCAGCACTCCCTCGTACAACCAGAACGCCGGCAAGCTGTGGGTGAGTCAGGGCGGCGTGTGGGTGGTGGCGAACATCCGCGGCGGCGGCGAGTTCGGGCCGACGTGGCACGAAGCGGGGATGAAGACCAAGCGGCAGATCATCTACGACGATTTCCGCGCGGTGGCTGAAGATCTCATTGCCCGCAAAGTCACCTCACCGCGCCGACTGGGCATTCGCGGTGGCTCGAACGGCGGCTTGCTCATGGGCGTGGAGATGACGCAGCATCCGGAGCTGTTCACCGCCGTGGATATCGGCGTGCCGCTGCTCGATATGCTGCGCTTCGAGCAGATCCAGGCGGGGGCGAGCTGGATTGGGGAGTACGGCAGTGTGTCGGTGCCGGAGGAGCGCGCGTTCCTGGCGAAGATCTCGCCGTATCACAATCTCAAGGCTGGTGTACGGTACCCCACGCCGTTCATCTGGACGACCACCAAGGACGACCGCGTGGGCCCGCAGCACGCGCGCAAGTTCGCGGCGAAGATGAGCGCGATGGGGCTGCCGTACTACTTCTACGAAGTACTCGAAGGCGGGCACGGCACGGGGGCGAACATCGATCAGCAGGCGCGGACGACGGCGCTCGAGTTCACGTACTTCGCGCGGCAGCTGATGGACGCGAAAAAGGCGTTCGTGCCGTGA
- a CDS encoding Fic family protein — protein MNSEELAPFDPAFVETPAVFRKLTEASRALAEFKGLVATIPNERVLLTALALQEAKDSSAIENIVTSHDELFRSAAESDATASPATKEVLRYRQALNIGVELVREHGLITNNYIQRVQAELEPSKTGFRKVPGTTLRDQGGRLIYTPPQDARRIVELMNALEADLNAPPADGLDPLVRMAVLHHRFESIHPFHDGNGRTGRILNVLYLLKEGLLDLPVLYMSRYIVQTKRDYYRLRQAVRDERAWEAWVLYMLTAVAESARDGLATVNAIREALQLTKQELRRFPFYSQDLLNNLFAHPYTKIQFVVDELGVTRLTATRYLDALANAGILQKVKAGRSSYYVNVRLLEILLRNA, from the coding sequence ATGAACTCCGAAGAGCTCGCCCCGTTCGACCCCGCCTTCGTCGAGACCCCTGCGGTTTTTCGAAAGCTCACCGAGGCCTCCCGCGCCTTGGCGGAGTTCAAGGGTCTGGTCGCCACGATCCCCAATGAGCGCGTGCTGCTGACCGCGCTGGCCCTGCAGGAAGCCAAAGACTCGTCGGCCATCGAGAACATCGTCACCAGCCACGACGAGCTCTTCCGATCGGCGGCCGAATCGGACGCCACCGCCAGCCCCGCCACCAAGGAGGTCCTGCGCTACCGCCAAGCGCTCAATATCGGCGTCGAGCTGGTCCGCGAACACGGGCTCATCACGAACAACTACATCCAGCGCGTGCAGGCCGAGCTGGAGCCGAGCAAGACCGGCTTTCGGAAGGTCCCGGGCACCACGCTGCGCGATCAGGGCGGGCGCCTCATCTACACGCCCCCGCAAGACGCGCGGCGCATCGTGGAGCTCATGAACGCACTCGAAGCCGATCTCAACGCCCCGCCAGCCGACGGCCTCGATCCACTCGTGCGCATGGCCGTGCTCCATCACCGCTTCGAGAGCATCCATCCGTTCCACGATGGCAACGGGCGCACGGGGCGTATCCTCAACGTGCTCTACCTGCTCAAGGAGGGGCTGCTCGATCTCCCCGTGCTCTACATGAGCCGCTACATCGTGCAGACCAAGCGCGACTACTATCGCCTCCGGCAGGCCGTACGCGATGAGCGCGCGTGGGAAGCGTGGGTGCTCTACATGCTCACGGCGGTCGCCGAGAGTGCACGCGATGGGTTGGCAACCGTGAACGCGATCCGCGAGGCGCTGCAGCTCACCAAGCAGGAGCTGCGACGCTTCCCGTTCTACTCCCAGGACCTCTTGAACAATCTGTTCGCCCACCCGTACACGAAGATTCAATTCGTCGTCGACGAGCTCGGCGTCACGCGCCTTACCGCAACGCGTTACCTCGATGCACTCGCGAACGCCGGCATCCTGCAGAAGGTGAAGGCGGGTCGTTCGAGCTACTACGTCAACGTTCGGCTGCTGGAGATTCTGCTGCGGAACGCGTGA
- a CDS encoding DUF952 domain-containing protein, whose amino-acid sequence MVYHLTTRPALDAAQAAGAYRAPSLDTEGFIHCSQAHQVGPTARAYFAGVREVIVLVIDPARLTSHLVYEAPAPLPSATPKQDDPHALYPHCYGPIDLAAIVDVRDVASF is encoded by the coding sequence ATGGTCTACCACCTCACCACCCGTCCGGCGCTCGACGCGGCGCAGGCCGCGGGCGCGTACCGCGCGCCGAGCCTCGACACCGAAGGCTTCATTCACTGCTCGCAGGCCCATCAGGTGGGGCCGACGGCGCGGGCGTATTTCGCGGGGGTGCGGGAGGTGATCGTGCTGGTGATCGATCCGGCGCGGCTCACCTCGCACCTGGTGTACGAAGCGCCGGCGCCGCTGCCGAGTGCGACGCCGAAGCAGGACGATCCACACGCGCTGTACCCGCACTGTTACGGGCCGATCGATCTGGCGGCGATCGTCGACGTGCGCGACGTCGCGTCATTCTGA
- a CDS encoding mobile mystery protein B — protein sequence MADSPPPAEPVGNTIGRFVIGAHAPGATPIDPDEAADLIPPTVHTLAELNAFEQVNITAAVEWLLRGTRRASPATVLSERYLLDLHRRMFDQTWRWAGELRRTDKNIGVHWPQIRIALRERLEDTRHWISAKAHAPEEIAVRFHHAIVVIHPFPNGNGRWSRLAADALLHAQRRPLLTWGQSSLTAAGTARTAYLAALRAADQGDFTPLLAFARS from the coding sequence ATGGCTGACTCGCCGCCACCCGCCGAACCGGTCGGCAACACCATCGGCCGCTTTGTCATCGGTGCGCATGCTCCGGGCGCGACGCCGATCGATCCTGATGAAGCGGCCGATCTGATCCCTCCGACGGTCCATACCTTGGCCGAGCTCAATGCCTTTGAGCAGGTCAACATCACGGCCGCCGTCGAGTGGCTGCTTCGCGGCACGCGACGCGCGAGCCCAGCCACCGTGCTCAGCGAGCGCTATCTGCTCGACCTGCACCGTCGCATGTTCGATCAGACGTGGCGCTGGGCCGGTGAACTCCGGCGCACCGACAAGAACATCGGGGTGCACTGGCCGCAGATCCGCATTGCGCTGCGCGAGCGCCTCGAGGACACGCGGCACTGGATCAGTGCCAAAGCGCATGCACCCGAGGAGATCGCGGTGCGTTTTCACCATGCGATCGTCGTCATTCATCCGTTTCCGAATGGCAACGGACGCTGGAGTCGCCTGGCGGCCGACGCGCTCCTGCACGCGCAGCGGCGGCCACTGCTGACGTGGGGGCAATCCAGTCTCACCGCCGCCGGGACCGCGCGAACCGCATACCTCGCGGCGCTTCGCGCTGCCGATCAGGGTGACTTCACGCCGCTGCTGGCGTTTGCCCGTTCCTAG
- a CDS encoding mobile mystery protein A: MPTRADAAWLLLRQLDATVEPFAARPVNRPAKGWISAVRHAIGMSSLQLAERLGISRSAVHALETREQEHTTTLEALQRAADAMECDLVYALVPRAGSFTRTVEARASGMARRLMSRAGHTMALEAQSVEGTEAAEQEKVMTRRLLAELPRDLWDRSWDG, from the coding sequence ATGCCTACACGCGCCGACGCTGCCTGGCTTCTGCTTCGGCAGCTCGATGCCACCGTCGAGCCCTTTGCCGCCCGCCCCGTGAACCGTCCCGCCAAGGGGTGGATCTCGGCGGTTCGCCACGCCATCGGCATGAGCAGCCTGCAGCTCGCCGAGCGACTGGGTATCAGCCGGTCGGCCGTGCACGCCCTGGAAACACGCGAGCAGGAACACACGACCACGTTGGAGGCGCTGCAGCGCGCGGCCGACGCGATGGAGTGCGATCTCGTCTACGCGCTCGTGCCGCGGGCCGGCTCCTTCACGCGCACCGTGGAGGCGCGCGCCAGCGGCATGGCGCGTCGCCTCATGTCTCGAGCGGGGCACACCATGGCGCTCGAAGCGCAGAGCGTCGAGGGCACGGAAGCCGCCGAGCAGGAGAAGGTGATGACACGTCGCCTGCTCGCCGAACTGCCGCGCGATCTGTGGGATCGGTCGTGGGATGGCTGA
- a CDS encoding type II toxin-antitoxin system RelE/ParE family toxin — MTKWFARAARKDGVSRAELCRAAKALDNGQGDDLGGGAMIEVMCG; from the coding sequence ATGACCAAATGGTTCGCGCGTGCCGCACGAAAGGACGGGGTTTCGCGCGCGGAGCTGTGTCGGGCGGCGAAGGCGCTCGACAACGGACAGGGTGACGACCTCGGCGGCGGGGCGATGATCGAGGTGATGTGTGGCTAA
- a CDS encoding DNA-binding transcriptional regulator, whose translation MAKTSVKTARAEGDAKKGSKPARRVYKSDAFEAIHSAASDLYDAGLVSPQTMREFDASCLAPPPMSPAAIKRLRHKLGVSQPVFAAYLNTTPSTVMQWESGAKRPGGMGLRLLQIADKKGLAGLE comes from the coding sequence GTGGCTAAGACGTCCGTGAAGACGGCACGCGCCGAGGGCGACGCGAAGAAGGGTTCGAAGCCCGCACGACGCGTGTACAAGAGCGACGCGTTCGAGGCGATCCATAGTGCCGCCTCGGACCTGTACGATGCGGGGCTTGTCTCGCCGCAGACCATGCGTGAGTTCGACGCCTCCTGTCTCGCGCCGCCGCCGATGTCGCCGGCCGCTATCAAGCGACTCCGACATAAGCTCGGCGTGAGCCAGCCGGTGTTCGCCGCCTATCTCAACACGACGCCGAGCACGGTGATGCAGTGGGAGTCGGGTGCAAAGCGACCGGGCGGGATGGGGCTTCGCTTACTGCAGATCGCGGACAAGAAGGGGTTGGCCGGGCTCGAGTAA
- a CDS encoding serine/threonine-protein kinase, whose protein sequence is MTPDPQQARLSAALADHYRLERPLGAGGMATVYLAHDEKHDRKVALKVLKPELAAVLGAERFVVEIRTTASLQHPHILPLFDSGTADGFLYYVMPYIEGETIRDRLNRETQFGVDDAIRLAREVAEALDYAHRRGIIHRDIKPENILLHDGRAMVMDFGIALAVSAAAGGRMTETGLSLGTPHYMSPEQATAEKELTPRSDVYSIASVLYEMLAGQPPHVGGAAQQVIMRIITEAARPVSDFRKNVPANVVAALAKALDKLPADRFTSAKEFADALGNANFTAAGIAAPAPRTATKRAWYAQPLPYAAALALSLGALAWQSQRSSTPAAAEGGTPVRFVVKPPADGLGAGRNFALAISPDGRRIAFMARSGSVRRLHVQELSSLTARSIPGTEKAAYFAFSPDGKELLVQPATGGAQRVQVESGTITDVVLPAGIDKVLPNGVNWLGETAVLSYGRIGVALLRPGASVTRIPLRQNGKPYAPAGNAVLSTDGNWVVMVGRTIGVVPAKGGEVRDLPFAAERIVAAFPDLLLYQDVTFRVMAVPIDWATLKAGTAQALEAGLDGGSDAVLSQSGTLVVFKGSGRSSLQLVDERGNGTPIGSAADQSLMFPRLSPDGKRIAVAAASRAGGSSDMSISIIDVTSGTTTRLTSDMYADRPEWTPDGKRVLFRRQYGERREEIWWQPYDRSGPAEPLQTYTGSDTRFMAEGLVSPDGKYLLYRILAGLTGRDIWYRALTGDTTSKTFEATPADEVMPRFSPDGKWVAYTSNESGADQVFVRPFPGPGGRTQVSVNTGTEPVWAPDGKRLFYFNGSDLMAANVSTTGDFTVTARERLFTTDVSPGGIHANYDVAKDGHHFIMIRNPEGSGDVTVVLNWLADARKRMVP, encoded by the coding sequence ATGACCCCCGATCCCCAGCAAGCCCGCCTCTCCGCCGCCCTCGCCGACCACTACCGCCTCGAGCGCCCCCTCGGCGCCGGCGGCATGGCCACCGTGTATCTCGCCCACGACGAGAAGCACGATCGCAAGGTCGCCCTCAAGGTCCTGAAGCCCGAACTCGCCGCCGTCCTCGGCGCCGAGCGCTTCGTGGTGGAGATCCGCACCACCGCGAGCCTCCAGCATCCGCACATCCTGCCGCTCTTCGACAGCGGCACGGCGGATGGCTTTCTCTACTACGTCATGCCCTACATCGAGGGCGAGACGATTCGCGATCGGCTCAATCGCGAAACGCAGTTCGGCGTCGACGACGCCATCCGCCTCGCGCGCGAAGTCGCCGAGGCGCTCGACTACGCCCATCGGCGCGGCATCATCCATCGCGACATCAAGCCCGAGAACATCCTGCTCCACGACGGCCGCGCGATGGTCATGGATTTCGGCATCGCCCTCGCCGTGAGCGCCGCCGCCGGCGGCCGCATGACCGAAACCGGCCTCTCGCTCGGCACGCCGCACTACATGAGCCCCGAGCAGGCCACCGCGGAGAAGGAGCTCACGCCGCGCAGCGATGTGTACAGCATCGCCAGCGTGCTCTATGAAATGCTCGCCGGCCAACCCCCGCACGTGGGCGGCGCCGCGCAGCAGGTCATCATGCGCATCATCACCGAGGCCGCCCGCCCGGTGAGCGACTTCCGCAAGAACGTCCCCGCGAATGTCGTCGCCGCGCTGGCCAAGGCGCTCGACAAGCTCCCCGCCGATCGCTTCACCTCCGCCAAGGAATTCGCCGACGCCCTCGGCAACGCCAACTTCACCGCCGCGGGCATCGCCGCGCCCGCCCCGCGCACCGCTACGAAGCGCGCCTGGTACGCGCAACCGCTTCCCTACGCCGCCGCGCTCGCGCTGTCACTCGGCGCCCTCGCCTGGCAATCGCAGCGCAGCAGCACGCCCGCCGCGGCCGAGGGCGGCACGCCGGTGCGCTTTGTCGTGAAGCCACCCGCGGATGGACTCGGCGCCGGCCGCAACTTCGCGCTCGCCATCTCTCCCGATGGGCGCCGCATTGCCTTCATGGCCCGCAGCGGCAGCGTGCGGCGCCTGCATGTGCAGGAGCTGAGCAGCCTCACCGCCCGGTCCATCCCCGGCACCGAAAAGGCCGCGTACTTCGCCTTCTCCCCCGATGGCAAGGAGCTGCTCGTGCAACCCGCCACCGGTGGCGCGCAGCGCGTGCAGGTGGAGTCGGGTACCATCACCGATGTCGTACTCCCCGCAGGGATCGACAAGGTGCTCCCGAATGGCGTGAACTGGTTGGGCGAGACGGCGGTGCTGAGCTACGGTCGGATTGGCGTCGCGCTGCTGCGCCCCGGAGCGTCCGTCACGCGCATTCCGCTCCGCCAGAATGGCAAGCCGTACGCGCCGGCGGGGAACGCGGTGCTCTCCACCGACGGCAACTGGGTGGTGATGGTAGGCCGCACCATCGGCGTCGTACCCGCCAAGGGGGGCGAGGTGCGCGACCTGCCCTTCGCCGCCGAGCGCATTGTGGCAGCCTTTCCCGATCTGCTGCTCTATCAGGACGTCACGTTCCGTGTGATGGCCGTCCCCATCGATTGGGCCACCCTCAAGGCGGGCACCGCGCAGGCGCTCGAAGCGGGGCTCGATGGCGGCTCCGACGCGGTACTCTCGCAGTCGGGCACGCTGGTGGTGTTCAAGGGCTCCGGCCGCTCATCGCTGCAGCTGGTGGACGAGCGCGGCAACGGCACACCGATTGGCAGCGCCGCCGATCAGAGCCTCATGTTTCCGCGCCTCTCCCCCGACGGCAAACGCATCGCCGTCGCCGCCGCGTCGCGCGCCGGTGGGTCGTCCGATATGAGCATCAGCATCATCGATGTCACCTCCGGCACCACCACGCGCCTCACCAGCGACATGTACGCCGATCGCCCCGAGTGGACCCCGGACGGCAAGCGCGTGCTCTTCCGCCGGCAGTACGGCGAACGCCGTGAGGAGATCTGGTGGCAGCCGTACGATCGGAGTGGCCCCGCCGAGCCGCTGCAGACGTATACCGGCAGCGACACGCGATTCATGGCCGAGGGGCTCGTGTCGCCCGATGGGAAGTATCTGCTGTATCGCATCCTCGCCGGCCTCACCGGGCGCGACATCTGGTATCGCGCCCTCACCGGCGACACCACGTCCAAGACCTTCGAAGCCACCCCCGCCGACGAAGTGATGCCGCGCTTCTCCCCCGACGGGAAATGGGTGGCGTACACGTCCAATGAATCGGGCGCCGATCAGGTCTTCGTGCGCCCCTTCCCCGGCCCCGGCGGGCGCACGCAGGTGTCGGTGAACACCGGCACCGAACCCGTGTGGGCGCCCGATGGCAAGCGTCTCTTCTACTTCAACGGCAGCGACCTCATGGCCGCCAACGTGAGCACCACCGGCGATTTCACCGTCACCGCGCGCGAGCGGCTCTTCACCACCGATGTGAGTCCGGGTGGCATTCACGCCAACTACGACGTGGCGAAGGACGGCCACCACTTCATCATGATCCGCAACCCCGAAGGCAGCGGCGACGTGACCGTGGTGCTCAACTGGCTGGCGGACGCGCGGAAGCGGATGGTGCCGTAG
- a CDS encoding endonuclease NucS: MSLFAIDVVGKDAKEVPPSSLTVLGLKERYDLQEWVLAKPALLGEELLVITSEYSGFDRTSERLDVLCLDKDGVLTVVELKRSATGSAAELQGLRYAAYCSTLSLRDVAELLAAFHQRRTQIPLTTEQALERIRTFVDDPGFSEISDRPRIILGAEDFPPEITSTVLWLRGFGVDVSCVRLRPYCTDAGLLLESSVLIPLPETRAYQIRRESKEAETPRARTREEITADEYLESIDSSPRQLLEPIRAWLLGRPDVQERAFRTLLSYRRVADREWVTWLQATRTEVRVAIRPEIEIDPDVFVRRSSGGWSLVRVKSNADVATIVGLLEQSASHDGPTPPKPGS, from the coding sequence ATGTCCCTGTTCGCCATTGACGTTGTAGGTAAGGACGCCAAGGAGGTTCCTCCGTCGAGCCTCACAGTTCTGGGACTCAAGGAGCGCTATGATCTCCAAGAATGGGTGCTGGCGAAGCCAGCACTGCTTGGTGAAGAGCTGCTGGTCATCACGAGCGAGTACTCAGGATTCGACCGAACTTCCGAACGACTGGATGTTCTTTGTCTCGACAAGGACGGTGTACTTACGGTTGTCGAGCTGAAGCGCTCAGCGACCGGTAGTGCAGCCGAACTGCAGGGGCTTCGCTACGCCGCTTACTGCTCAACGCTCTCTCTCCGCGACGTAGCCGAGTTGCTCGCTGCATTCCATCAGCGGCGGACTCAGATTCCACTCACGACTGAACAGGCGCTAGAGAGAATTCGCACCTTCGTCGACGATCCCGGATTCAGCGAGATTTCAGACAGGCCGCGGATCATCTTGGGGGCAGAGGACTTCCCGCCAGAGATTACCTCGACCGTTCTCTGGCTGCGAGGATTCGGTGTCGATGTGAGTTGTGTGCGCTTGCGTCCGTATTGCACGGATGCTGGGCTGCTCCTGGAGTCATCCGTCCTGATTCCTCTGCCTGAGACTCGAGCCTATCAGATTCGGCGAGAGTCGAAGGAGGCTGAGACTCCTCGAGCTCGAACGCGTGAGGAGATTACGGCCGATGAGTATCTGGAGTCCATCGACAGCTCCCCACGCCAGCTATTAGAGCCGATTCGAGCGTGGCTGTTAGGGCGACCCGATGTTCAGGAGCGCGCGTTTCGCACGCTTCTCAGTTATCGTCGAGTTGCTGATCGCGAGTGGGTGACTTGGCTACAGGCAACCCGGACCGAAGTCCGTGTCGCGATCCGGCCGGAGATTGAGATCGACCCCGATGTCTTTGTGCGTCGCTCCTCTGGAGGCTGGAGTCTGGTTCGAGTGAAAAGCAACGCCGATGTAGCGACCATCGTCGGACTGCTCGAACAGTCTGCATCGCATGACGGGCCCACCCCGCCGAAGCCAGGTAGTTGA